In Haloplanus rubicundus, one DNA window encodes the following:
- a CDS encoding helix-turn-helix domain-containing protein, with product MSVVLEFSIPAREFTLGRVLAGPPAMHCELERIVPTGDMMMPFVWVTGDDHEAFAESVREHELVEELLILDAVGESALYRIEWTEVPTNLIDGIVRTDAVVLQALGNETWEFRLRFPDHDGLSAFHNFVVENDIPCHIERTYTLAETSKSGYRFDLSQEQREALLLALRRGYFATPSEVTLDELADELDITRQALSDRIRRGNEQLLRKVLLSAVDGLG from the coding sequence ATGAGCGTCGTTCTGGAGTTCTCGATTCCGGCCCGGGAGTTCACGCTCGGACGGGTGCTCGCGGGGCCGCCGGCGATGCACTGCGAACTCGAACGCATCGTCCCGACGGGGGACATGATGATGCCGTTCGTGTGGGTGACCGGCGACGACCACGAGGCGTTCGCGGAGAGCGTCCGGGAACACGAACTGGTCGAGGAGTTACTGATCCTGGACGCCGTCGGGGAGAGCGCGCTGTACCGGATCGAGTGGACGGAGGTGCCGACGAACCTGATCGACGGCATCGTCAGAACCGACGCCGTCGTCTTGCAGGCACTGGGGAACGAGACCTGGGAGTTCCGGCTCCGCTTCCCCGACCACGACGGACTCTCCGCGTTCCACAACTTCGTCGTCGAGAACGACATTCCCTGTCACATCGAGCGGACCTACACGCTGGCGGAGACGAGCAAGAGCGGCTACCGCTTCGACCTCTCGCAGGAACAGCGGGAGGCCCTCCTGCTCGCGCTCCGGCGTGGCTACTTCGCGACGCCCAGCGAGGTGACGCTCGACGAACTCGCCGACGAACTGGACATCACCAGACAGGCGCTTTCGGACCGGATTCGTCGGGGAAACGAGCAGTTGCTTCGGAAGGTGTTGCTCTCCGCGGTCGACGGCCTCGGATAG
- a CDS encoding DUF7344 domain-containing protein: protein MTPPGPDIYEALVHPYRRRLLLAMLRADDHGVAYPNPQEFAPVVQGDPGRSRRIAMAHTHLPKLDDMGIVEWDREAEELSKGPTWDELEPLLRWMAKNRDELPEGWLPEEATDYDASDDATGTPSES from the coding sequence ATGACTCCCCCCGGCCCCGACATCTACGAGGCGCTCGTCCATCCGTACCGCCGACGCTTACTGCTCGCCATGCTCAGAGCCGACGACCACGGCGTAGCGTATCCGAACCCGCAGGAGTTCGCACCCGTGGTGCAGGGCGACCCCGGTCGGTCGAGACGCATCGCGATGGCGCATACGCACCTGCCGAAACTGGACGACATGGGCATCGTCGAGTGGGATCGGGAGGCCGAGGAACTCTCGAAGGGACCGACGTGGGACGAGCTCGAACCGCTGCTCCGTTGGATGGCCAAGAACCGGGACGAGTTACCCGAGGGGTGGCTGCCGGAGGAGGCAACCGACTACGACGCGAGCGACGACGCGACGGGGACGCCGTCGGAATCGTAA
- a CDS encoding gamma carbonic anhydrase family protein: MVLRSLDGVEPTVHEDAYVDDDAVVVGDVTLERAASVWPNATLRGDSHPIVVGEESNVQDNAVLHEDAVLGPRVTVGHTAIVHAATVEEEALIGMGAIVLDDATIGEGAIVAAGSVVTGGTDVPPGTLAAGTPAEVVKEVDGDMGAIAADEYVKRGAQYAESSQVVDPDDG; encoded by the coding sequence ATGGTACTCAGAAGCCTCGATGGGGTCGAACCCACCGTCCACGAAGACGCCTACGTCGACGACGACGCCGTCGTCGTCGGCGACGTGACGCTCGAACGCGCGGCGTCGGTGTGGCCGAACGCCACGCTCCGCGGTGATTCACATCCTATCGTCGTCGGCGAGGAGTCGAACGTGCAGGACAACGCCGTCCTCCACGAGGACGCCGTCCTCGGTCCGCGGGTCACCGTCGGCCACACCGCCATCGTCCACGCCGCGACGGTGGAGGAGGAGGCGCTGATCGGGATGGGCGCCATCGTCCTCGACGACGCCACCATCGGCGAGGGCGCCATCGTCGCCGCCGGGAGCGTCGTCACCGGCGGCACCGACGTGCCGCCCGGGACGCTGGCCGCCGGGACGCCCGCCGAGGTCGTCAAGGAGGTCGACGGCGACATGGGCGCCATCGCCGCCGACGAGTACGTGAAGCGGGGCGCTCAGTACGCCGAGTCCTCGCAGGTCGTCGATCCGGACGACGGCTGA
- a CDS encoding heavy metal translocating P-type ATPase has product MGVRTTHLDITEMSCANCSATVEDAVTALDGVTDASVNFATDEGTVEYDPDATTLGAIVAAVEDAGYGAVTESVTIAITDMTCANCADTNETALEAVPGVVDAEVNYATDEARVTYLPGEASMDALYDAVADAGYSPVREEDGGGTDARDAARRAEIRKQRRLTLFGAALAAPLLLFLAERFLLGGGVLPDRVLGVEFGWVEFLLATPVQAVLGWPFYRNSYKALVKNRRANMDVLIALGSSTAYLYSVAVLLGAIAGSLYFDTAALILVFITLGNYLEARSKGQAGEALRKLLEMEADTATLVDDDGIEREVPLEDVAVGDRMKVRPGEKVPTDGVVVSGQSAVDESTLTGESVPVEKGEGDEVIGSTINENGVLIVEATKVGEDTALQGIVRTVSEAQSRQPEIQNLADRISAYFVPAVIANAVLWSVGWYLAPEALYGLVSWLPLWSLVAGGPAVVGGTVSVFEFAVVVFASAVLIACPCALGLATPAATMVGTTIGAGNGVLFKGGDVLERAKDVDTVVFDKTGTLTEGEMELTDVVVVDGTMADGGQLDRPEGLTDDEVLRLAATAERGSEHPLARAIVEGARDRGVDVGDADGFENVPGHGVRATVGADTVFVGNRKLLRDVGIDPSPAAETMERLESEGKTAMLVARAPADGDGDGGGELVGVVAAADTVKGSSAAAVSALRDRGVDVMMLTGDNERTARAVAEQVGIDPANVRAGVLPEDKSDAVEAIQDEGRRVMMVGDGVNDAPALAVAYVGCAIGSGTDVAIEAADVTLMRNDPLDVVKAIRVSDATLAKIKQNLVWALGYNTAMIPLASLGLLQPVLAAGAMAFSSVSVLANSLLFRRYTPDHDYELLGRRR; this is encoded by the coding sequence ATGGGAGTACGTACGACGCACCTCGACATCACGGAGATGTCCTGTGCCAACTGTTCGGCGACGGTCGAGGACGCGGTCACGGCGCTCGACGGCGTGACGGACGCGTCGGTCAATTTCGCCACCGACGAGGGCACCGTCGAGTACGACCCCGACGCGACGACCCTCGGGGCTATCGTCGCGGCGGTCGAGGACGCGGGCTACGGCGCCGTCACGGAATCCGTGACCATCGCGATCACCGACATGACGTGTGCGAACTGCGCGGACACGAACGAGACGGCGCTCGAAGCCGTCCCGGGCGTCGTCGACGCCGAGGTGAACTACGCCACCGACGAGGCGCGGGTCACCTACCTCCCCGGCGAGGCGTCGATGGACGCGCTGTACGACGCCGTCGCGGACGCGGGCTACTCGCCGGTTCGCGAGGAGGACGGCGGCGGCACCGACGCCCGCGACGCCGCCCGCCGAGCCGAGATTCGGAAACAGCGCCGACTGACGCTGTTCGGCGCGGCGCTCGCGGCGCCGCTTCTCCTCTTTCTCGCCGAGCGGTTCCTCCTCGGTGGCGGCGTCCTCCCCGACCGCGTCCTCGGCGTCGAGTTCGGCTGGGTCGAGTTCCTGCTCGCGACGCCGGTGCAGGCCGTCCTCGGCTGGCCGTTCTACAGGAACTCCTACAAGGCGCTCGTGAAGAACCGCCGCGCCAACATGGACGTGCTGATCGCGCTGGGGTCGTCGACGGCCTACCTCTACTCCGTCGCCGTCCTCCTCGGCGCCATCGCCGGGAGCCTCTACTTCGACACCGCGGCGCTCATCCTCGTGTTCATCACGCTCGGCAACTACCTCGAAGCTCGGTCGAAGGGGCAGGCCGGCGAGGCCCTGCGGAAACTGCTGGAGATGGAGGCCGACACGGCGACGCTCGTCGACGACGACGGCATCGAGCGGGAGGTGCCACTCGAAGACGTCGCGGTTGGCGACCGGATGAAGGTCCGCCCCGGCGAGAAGGTTCCGACCGACGGCGTCGTCGTCTCCGGCCAGTCGGCGGTCGACGAGTCGACGCTGACCGGCGAGTCCGTCCCCGTCGAGAAAGGCGAGGGCGACGAGGTGATCGGGTCGACGATCAACGAGAACGGCGTCCTGATCGTCGAGGCGACGAAGGTGGGCGAGGACACGGCGCTCCAGGGCATCGTCCGGACGGTCAGCGAGGCGCAGTCCCGCCAGCCCGAGATTCAGAACCTCGCCGACCGCATCTCGGCGTACTTCGTCCCCGCAGTCATCGCCAACGCCGTCCTCTGGAGCGTCGGCTGGTATCTCGCGCCCGAAGCGCTCTACGGGCTCGTCTCGTGGCTCCCGCTGTGGAGCTTGGTGGCGGGCGGCCCGGCCGTCGTCGGCGGCACCGTCTCCGTCTTCGAGTTCGCCGTCGTCGTCTTCGCCTCCGCCGTCCTCATCGCCTGCCCCTGTGCGCTGGGGCTCGCCACCCCGGCGGCGACGATGGTCGGCACCACCATCGGCGCGGGGAACGGCGTGCTGTTCAAGGGCGGCGACGTACTCGAACGCGCGAAGGACGTGGATACGGTCGTCTTCGACAAGACGGGGACGCTGACCGAAGGCGAGATGGAACTGACCGACGTGGTCGTCGTCGACGGGACGATGGCCGACGGCGGGCAGTTGGACCGCCCGGAGGGCCTGACCGACGACGAGGTGCTCCGCCTCGCCGCGACGGCCGAACGCGGGAGCGAACACCCCCTCGCCCGCGCCATCGTCGAGGGGGCGCGGGACCGCGGTGTCGACGTCGGCGACGCCGACGGCTTCGAGAACGTTCCCGGGCACGGCGTCCGGGCCACCGTGGGTGCGGATACGGTGTTCGTCGGCAACCGGAAACTCCTCCGCGACGTGGGGATCGACCCCTCGCCCGCGGCGGAGACGATGGAGCGACTGGAGTCGGAAGGCAAGACGGCGATGTTGGTCGCGCGTGCACCCGCCGACGGCGACGGCGACGGCGGGGGCGAACTCGTCGGCGTCGTCGCGGCCGCGGACACGGTGAAAGGGAGTTCGGCGGCCGCGGTGAGCGCGCTCCGTGACCGCGGCGTCGACGTGATGATGCTCACCGGCGACAACGAACGCACCGCCCGCGCCGTCGCGGAGCAGGTGGGTATCGACCCCGCGAACGTCCGCGCGGGGGTGCTCCCCGAGGACAAGTCGGACGCCGTCGAGGCGATTCAGGACGAGGGGCGGCGGGTGATGATGGTCGGCGACGGCGTCAACGACGCCCCCGCCCTCGCCGTGGCCTACGTCGGCTGTGCCATCGGCTCCGGGACGGACGTGGCCATCGAGGCGGCGGACGTGACGCTGATGCGCAACGACCCGCTGGACGTGGTGAAGGCCATCCGCGTCTCCGACGCGACGCTCGCGAAGATCAAGCAGAACCTCGTGTGGGCGCTCGGCTACAACACCGCGATGATCCCGCTGGCGTCGCTCGGCCTGCTCCAGCCCGTCCTCGCCGCGGGGGCGATGGCCTTCTCCAGCGTCTCGGTGCTCGCCAACAGTCTGCTGTTCCGGCGGTACACCCCGGATCACGACTACGAACTCCTCGGGCGCCGGCGCTGA